A region of the Pseudarthrobacter sp. MM222 genome:
CGAAACGCACGCGGCCCAGACCTCGCCGATTCCGATCATCACGGCGGATTCCGCCGCGATCTCGGACCTCGAGCGCCCGATTGCGCAGCAGTCGGACAGCGGCATCAATGCACCGGCCTCCACGGCAATTTCCGCGGAAATGCTGGCCCGCATCGGCAAGGCCCACACCGACATCCCTGAGGGCTTCACCGTCCACGCCAAGCTCAAGCAGCTGCTCGAAAAGCGTGAGCAGATGTCCCGCGAGGGCGGCATTGACTGGGGCTTCGGTGAACTTGCCGCGTTCGGCTCGCTCATCATGGAGGGCGTTCCCGTCCGGCTCGCCGGACAGGACTCGCGCCGCGGTACCTTTGTCCAGCGGCACGCCGTCTTCCACGACCGCGCCACCGGCGACGAGTGGCTGCCCCTGGCCAACCTCTCGGAGGACCAGGCCAAGCTCTGGATCTACGACTCCCTGCTGTCCGAATACGCCGCCATGGGCTTCGAATACGGCTACTCGGTGGAACGCCCCGACGCCCTCGTCCTCTGGGAAGCCCAGTTCGGCGACTTCGTCAACGGTGCACAGACCATCATCGACGAATTCATCTCCTCGGCCGAGCAGAAGTGGGGCCAGCGTTCCTCGCTCGTGCTGATGCTGCCGCACGGCTACGAAGGCCAGGGACCGGATCACTCCTCCGCCCGCATCGAACGCTTCCTGCAGATGTGCGCCGAAGAGAACATGATCGTCGCCAACCCCACCACGGCGGCCTCGCACTTCCACCTGTTGCGCCGCCAGGCCTACAGCCGGCCGCGCAAGCCGCTCATCATCTTCACGCCGAAGCAGCTGCTCCGCCTCAAGGCCGCAGCGTCTTCCGTGGAGGACTTCACCCAGGGCACCTTCCAGACGGTGATCCCCGATTCCGAGCAGCTGCAGGCCGACGCCGTCGAACGCGTGCTGCTGGTCTCCGGCCGTCTGTACTACGATCTGCTGTCCACCCGGCAGAAGACCGAGGACAAGACCACGGCGATCGTCCGCGTCGAGCAGCTCTACCCGCTGCCCGCCGCCGAGATCGCCGCGGAGCTGGCCAAGTACCCGAACGCTGAGGTCGTCTGGGCCCAGGACGAGCCGGCCAACCAGGGTCCGTGGCCGTTCATGGGACTCAACCTGCCGGACGCCATTGACCGGCGTGTGCGCCTCGTTTCCCGTCCCGCCTCGGCGTCCACCGCGGCCGGATCGATGAAGCGGCACGCGGCCGAGCAGGACGCCCTGCTCAAGCAGGCGTTCGCACGAAAGTAAGTACATAGCTGCCCGGCCGGAGATGGAAGAACGCAACTCCGGCCGGGCAGCTTTGTTTAATCGTCTGTATTCAATTGGTTCCGTTTAATTGACGCGGTGGACTGAAGAGGTAGTCGTGGAAGATCGAAAGCTGCGGATCGCAGCCGTTGGCGATGAGCTGCTGGCCGGGCTCGGTGATCCCCGCGCGCTGGGCTGGCTGGGCCGGGTGCTGGCCCGTACCCCGCAGGACGGCGTGGCGGTGGAGAGCTACTCCCTGCCCTGCCCGCAGGAAGGCACCGAGGGGCTGGCCGCGCGCTGGCTTGAGGAGGCCGGACGCCGCTTCGGCCCCCACCACGAGAACCGCCTCGTCATCGGTCTCTCCAGCCGGGACATCGAGTTCGGCCTGTCCACGGCCCGCAGCCGGCTGAACCTGGCGAACATCCTGGACTCGGCCTCGCAGAACAAGATCGAGGTCTTCGTGGTCGGGCCGCCGCCCACGCTCGATCCCGCGCAGAACCGCCGGCTGGGCGATCTCAACACGGCGTTCGCCGACGTCACCACGCGCCGCAAGCACCTCTACGTGGACACTTTCTCACCGCTGCTGAACCACGAACAGTGGCGCCAGGACCTCGCGGCGAACGGCGGTACGCCGGGCCAGGCCGGCTACGGCCTGATGGCATGGCTGGTGCTGCACCGAGGGTGGTTCCAGTGGCTGCGGATCGAAGCACCCGAATAGACGGACCCACGTCCTCGCCGGGCCCCGGAACTCTGCCGCGATATATCTTGACCGCACCGGAGAGACGATATAGCGTGAGTTTCACAGTCGCGATATATCGCAATTGTGCACAGAGAGCCTATCTCCGGAGGAACCATGGAAGAGAACACCTGGACCGTCACCGGCCCGCAGGTCATCGACGTCGACGGCGTCCGCTCGCTTAAGCTCGGCATCGTCCGGGGGCGCTTCGACATCGTGACCCATGAGGAGGCCGTGGCCCGAATCGAAGTCTCTGAGATCTCCGGGGACCCGCTCACCGTCTCGCTGGTGAACGGCCGGCTGGAGGTACGGCACCAGCTGCACGGGGCCCAGGGCTGGTTCAAGAACCTGATGGGGACCGTCAACAACAACAGCAGCAACGCCGTCGTCATCAGCATCGCCCTGCCCGCCGGCGTCGAGGTCGAAGCGGGCACGGTCAGCGGCGACGGCCTGGTGTCAGGTATCAGCGGCCACAGCCGCCTCAGTACTGTCTCCGGCTCGGTCCTCGCCGACGGCACCTCCGGTGAGCTCGCGGTCAACACAGTCAGCGGGGAAGTGATCGCCCGCAACCACCGCGGCGTTCTGACGGCCAAGAGCGTCTCCGGGGAAGTCA
Encoded here:
- a CDS encoding DUF4097 family beta strand repeat-containing protein, producing the protein MEENTWTVTGPQVIDVDGVRSLKLGIVRGRFDIVTHEEAVARIEVSEISGDPLTVSLVNGRLEVRHQLHGAQGWFKNLMGTVNNNSSNAVVISIALPAGVEVEAGTVSGDGLVSGISGHSRLSTVSGSVLADGTSGELAVNTVSGEVIARNHRGVLTAKSVSGEVTASGEFSNIRANTVSGDLSFDLHGFTHDFGANSVSGDVTIRLPHDVGVDIVAKSASGAVIIDNQKYIQPGGTVQTIAGPDTQLMLVRTNSVSGKTSIFHGQPSADTGQAR
- a CDS encoding GDSL-type esterase/lipase family protein, which codes for MEDRKLRIAAVGDELLAGLGDPRALGWLGRVLARTPQDGVAVESYSLPCPQEGTEGLAARWLEEAGRRFGPHHENRLVIGLSSRDIEFGLSTARSRLNLANILDSASQNKIEVFVVGPPPTLDPAQNRRLGDLNTAFADVTTRRKHLYVDTFSPLLNHEQWRQDLAANGGTPGQAGYGLMAWLVLHRGWFQWLRIEAPE